The Macaca mulatta isolate MMU2019108-1 chromosome 19, T2T-MMU8v2.0, whole genome shotgun sequence sequence GAAGGCTTTCCCACAGTccttacatttatagggttttatTCCAGTGTGAATTCGAAAGTGATCACTGAGGCATGAGGAATTTCTAAAGTATTTTCCACATATCTTACATTCAAAGGGATCCTTTGCAGTGtgagtttttaaatgttcagtaAGTTGAGAAGATGTAGTGAAGGCTATCCCACATTCCTTGCATTCATAAGGCTTCTCACCCACATGACTTTTCATGTGTTGACTTAAGCAAGAGGAAACAGTGAAGGCTTTCCCACAATCCTTACAtttataaggtttctctccagtgtgagttttTCTGTGCTGAGTAAGCTGACAAGACCTagtgaaggctttcccacactccTTACACTCATAGGGATTGTCTCCAGTGTGGGTTCCCATGTGAATGTTAAGGTATGCAGAATATCTAAAGCTttttccacattccttacatttgtagggtttttctGAACTGTGACTTTGTATATGCACAGCAAGGTCTGTGGAGTGAATAAAGCCTCTCCCACATTCCTTCCATTCGTGGAGACTTTCTCTATTGTGAGTTCTTAAATGTCCCTGAAGGTGTGAATGATTAACGAAGGACTTCCCAGAGTCACTGCAATCAAAAGCTTTATCTCCTGTGCACATTCTCTGGTGAACAACATCAGGGGTCAggctgaaggcttttccacactGACTAAACACAGAACGTTGCTCTCCAGTAGAGGTTTTCTTGTGCAGAGTAAGGAAGTCTACTCCATACAGATGACACTCAAATGCATTCTCACTATTTTGAGTTCTCACGTGTGTCTTAAGGCATGAGTGTTCACTGGAGACATCTCCACATTGCTTAACATCATTGGCCTCCCCTCCGTTGTAGCTTCCTATCTGTtgataaaggaatgaatgatgaTTAAAGGACTGTTCAGACTACTAACAGATTCCACTCATCAGAAGAGAGGAACATTGTGATGATTATTTGCGTGTTTACGATTTTCATTACACACATACAAGTACTgcccttttgatttctttccaGTGGAATGATGAAAAGCTCCTGTCAGGCTGTGCCATCTACTCTAATCTCAAATGTCTGTAGACTTTTATGAAATTGCTTTAAAAACTCACTATCTAGTTACAAATGTGTACTTGATGGGAACTCTAAAACACTTaagtgttggctgggcacggtggctcacacctgtaatcccagtgctttgggaggccaaggggggcagatcacctcaggtcaagagttcaagaccagcctggccaacatggtgaaaccctgtctctactaaaaatgcaaaaattagccaggcatggtggcgcgtgcctgtactcccagctactcaggtgggtGAGGCACAAaagtcgcttgagcccaggaggtggaggttgcagtgagccaagatcgtgcaattgcattccagcctgggcgacagagcaagactcagagagaaaaacaacagTAAGTGTCAAGCTAGGTTTCAGGTATCCCCAGGTCATCGTATTGAGTCCTCTCCAGAGTCATTATCCCTCTGGGGAATGCTACTTATCTCAAAGAGCTCTCAttctgctaattttcttttttcttttactgtaattaaattaatttagtttttaGAGCTAAGAtgttgctatgttgaccaggctggtctagaactcctagcctcaaatgatcctcccacttcagtctcccaaagtgctgggattacaggtgtgagccaccatgcccagatttaTTCTGATTTTCTATAATGAAATCCCCAATCATCTCTAAATGTGAAAACTAAGACGTATCCTTGTTAATCTTACCATTTGAATCCCACTGGAGTTTGGCTCCCCCAAAAAATCTTGCTGAAGGGCTGACTCTTTGGTTTTAAGTTGCACTTTCCATTCtgaagctaaagaaaaaaagaaatgtaaggaTTTAGAGACACACAGGGTAGACAGATGGAGCTGAAAATGAGAGAGatcatttgtatttgttttcttttcttttttttttttttttgagacagagtctcgctctgttgcccaggctggagtgcaatggcatggtcttggcctcccagaaccTGGGaggtctctgcctcccaggttcaagtgattctcctgcctcagcctcctgagtagctgggactacaggcacgtgccaccacacccagctaattttgtatttttagtagagatggggtttcactatgttgcccaagtgggtctcaaactcctgacctcgtgattcatcCGCCTcaaccccccaaagtgctgggattacagccgtgagccactgcacctggcccctgtatttgttttcaaattaaacATGGTAACAAAAAACAAGACAGATTGTATATCAAAAATGTGGCAATAATAAGGATATAGCGTCAAAATTTTACATAGTTTACTACCAACTGattctatgaaaattaaaaactcatgGTGAACACAAAGAATATTACCATGGAAGGGAAGTCAAGGAATAGGACAACAAGCACACATCAAAACAGGgaacttgtttttcttctttttttgagacagagtttcactcttgttactcaggttggagtgcaatgggacaatcttggctcactacaacctccacctcccaagttcaagcgattctcctgcctcagcctcccaagtagctgggattacaggcgtctgccaccaagcccagctaatttttgtattttcagtagagacggggtttcagcattgttggccaggctggtcttgaactcctgatatcaggtgatcctcccgcctcggcctcccaaagttctgggattacagacatgagccaccggtgagtcaccatgcccagcctttttttttttcgagacagagtctcactctttcaacccagctggagttcagtggcacgatcttggctcatcgcaaccttcagctcctgggttcaagcaattctcctgcctcagtctccctagtagcagggactacaggagtgcgccaccacacccagctaatagttgtatttttgtagcaatgggtttcaccacgttggccaggctggtcttgaaatcatgacctcatgtgatccacccgcctcagcctctccaagtgctgagattacaggcgagccaccacacctggcctaaaacaagaacttttaaagaagaaaccaaCGGGTCCTATCACAGGAAAAAATGAGTAGACAAAGTTAAGACTATGAGAAGCTAAAGATTTCTTAACTTCTAAGAAAGAAATGgcctagctgggcaaggtggctcacgcctgtaatcccagcactttgggaagccgaggcaggtagaacacttgaaatcaggagtttgggaccagcctggccaacgtggtaaaaccccatctctaataataatacaaaaaattaggtgggcatggtggcacacacctgtagtcctggctactcaggaggctgaggcaggagaatcacttgaacctgggaggctgaagttgcagtgagccaagatcacaccactgcattacagcctgggtgacggtaAAACcgtgtctcaggaaaaaaaaaaaaaaaaaggcctcaaCGCTGTGAGATAAACTGCATCTTAAAAAGTTTTCTcattatggccaggtgcagtggctcacgcctgtaaccccagcactttggaaggctgaggcaggcggatcataaggtcaggagttcgagaccagcctgaccaacatggtgaaaccccatctctactaaaaatacgaaaattagctgagcgtggtggtgggcgcctgtaatcccagctactcaggaggctgaggcaggagaatcgcttgcaccccagaggcagaggttgcagtgagctgagatccggccactgcactccagcctgggcgacagagcgagaatctgtctcaaaaaaaaaaaaaaagtttcctcatTTTACTTGTAAACATACTGAACTTACTGACCAGGGCAGTCCATCATGAACACTCACCTTGGAAATCACCTCTCTGCACTGTCCTAGACTCTTCTTGTTCCAGCCAAGAGATCAGACTGGGTTTGAAGAGCTGATACCCTGTGCACAGAGAAAGACTCATTACCAGAAGAGGCTCATGCATGAGATGACAAATCTTTCCATAACTCAGTAGCTGCAGTTCCAATGGAAgcagtgaaattattttaaaagggcTAAAAACGCAAATATCATCTGTCTGTGCCCCCAAAAGATTGGTGATCTCTGATCCCTGAAGCCCAAATCCAGGCTGATGTACATACTTACAAAAAGCACTAAGACTTTTATCCAAATAGGAAGTTAAATGAAACAAAGAGATCTTCATTCTCATGGGAAACAACTATACATCTCATTCTTCAACATTATAGCACATCAGATTCAtgagagcttgttaaaacacCTGACAGGGCCCCTGTTGCAGAGTTTCTGACTTGAGTATGTCAAAGGTGGAGACTGAGAACGTACAGCTCCAATAGTGCTGATGAATCTCTACCACCAAGTAGAAGAAACCCTATTAGGGCAGGGACTATGTCTGTTATTTCCCACTGTGTTCAGAGTTGCTGTCTCTGATGTGCGATACAGTAAATACATAACATAATCTGTTCCACAGCAGGTTACAAGGGATGAGGCCAGTCTTACCTACTGTGGCCAAATTCTTATAGTTCTCTAGCATCACATCTCTGTAGAGGTTTCTCTGAGTTGGGTCCAGTAAAGTCCATTCTTCTGGGGTGAAGTCCACAGCCAGATCATCAAAAGTCACTGAATCCTAAACCATCACACACATGCTGGCTTGAGTCACATAACATGTCTACCGGTGTTCGCTGCAAAATGCAATACCTACAGAGTCTGAGGGCTCACACTGCCTACCCCAGAGTTCACTGGTCCCAGGAGGTCCTCTCTATCCACACTCACTCACTGTCAGTCCCCTCCAGTGACATGACTTGAATGGCACTTCTTACACATGATTGTACCTAACACAACCAGACTGGGAGGTCATCTGATTTCCCTCCACTGCAGCACACTCTTGAGCAGATGCTAGATAAAcgctggtgaatggataaactatcTCAGCAAAGGATACTTTTATGTCCCTTACCATGTGTCAGAacactcaacaaaataaaaactatgcaGTTGGGACCATGAGGGAAGACTAATTAATCAACACTGAAATACTGGGATGGCATTCAAGGCAAACCCTCACCCATATGACAGGCTCCACTCCTTCAGGGAATTTGACTAGGGACTCGGTCCTTGAAGGAGGCTTTATTTGCTTTAAGAAGCTCTGGAGATAATTCTGTGTAGAAGGAAATGTGTCTATCTGGTGATGCAAGTATGATATTTTGGAGAAGGATACACTCCCTGCATACCTGGTAACAACTTGTCAGACAGCCAGCCACCACCCTTTCCACTTCTGTCTTTTCTTGAAGGCAGACTGGGTCCCTGTAAAGACCtcatggaaaagaaagaaggcatgAGAACCCAGGGCTGACCATAATTCCCACATTCACACACCCCAAAGTCCTGCTGTGAGATTCCCATATACTGCTGCACGCtcaagaaaacacacacatacccactaCCGCTATCAATTCCAGGGCAGTTCTGCCTCAcctaaaggcaaaaaaaaaaaaaaaaaggatggtcaGCCATGCTGCCCACTGGGAAAAGGGTAATagtcttattttacagataatgaaactTAACCGTGGAAATACATAGCACCTCTTCCCAAAGCACACACAGCAGGGGGCTGCTGAAGCATTctgccaggtgcgatggctcacgcttgtaatcccagcactttgggaggtcgagacgggcagatcacttgaggttaggagtttgagaccagcctggccaacatggtgaaactccgtctctactaaaaatacaaaaaattagccaggtgtggtggcacacgcctgtaatcccagctacttgggaggctgaggcaggaaaatcgcttgaacccgggaggcagaggttgcaatgagctgagattgtgccactgcacttccgcctgagcaacagagcaagactctgtctccaaaaaaaaaaaaagaacaaagcattcCCTAGCCCACGTTAGCACCTCAGAAATTAAGTTGCAGTGTTAATGATCAGGCACAGGCCACTGGACTCCACATTGTGCGGGGGGACACCTAAAGCAGGGTCTCTGAAAATGAACAGAAACAGGACTTACCATAGGACAAATCAATGGCTGCCATCCCGCAGGGCTGACGGCTAAATGTGCTTCAAAATGCCTTTCCTTTACTCCAAGGATCACTCCAGGACAGCTTAGGAATCTACACGGACAGAGGTAACCTCCATTCTCTTTATCCAGTGTTAATGGTGTCCTGTTTGTATAAATCATTAAATCATTAATCAACAAGCATTACTTATCAGTCATCAGACATCATTAGCACTCTCTCTGCAGAGCATATAAGTGAAAGCCACTGAAAACGGTGTACACTACAAATATTAGGACCACCAGCTTCCACTACTGAGGAACGGTGTGTGTCAGAAGCCACACTAGCAGCTTTATATACATGCTTAATTATCATAACCACTCTTTACAGTAGATATCAATGACCCCtatttgacaaagaaaaaaaccaggccgggcatggtggctcacacctgtaatcccagcattttgggaagctgaggtgggtgtgtcagttgaggtcaggagttcaagaccagcctggccaacgtggtgaaaccccatctctactgaaaatacaaaaattagctgggcgtggtggtgcgcgcctataatcccagctactgaggagactgaggcaggagaatcgcttgaacctgagagacagaggttgcagtgggccgagatcacaccactgtactccagcctggcaacatagtgagactctgtatcaaaaggtagaaaaaaaaaaagaaaaagaaaaaaaatctacattcaGACAACACTTGGCTTTGGTCCGGAATCATCCAGTTTGGAAGTTGCAAACCAGGACTTGAATGTAGGCAGTTTTGTCCCTGACACCCAATCTGTGGCTGTTCTGACTTTCCCACATGACCAGCGCTGGTCTAAACCTGCACAGTGCAACACCATGGTCACTACCCACATGTGTTATTGAACACCCACTCCATATTAACCTAACATGACCAAAGAAcagaatgtattttaatttaataaaatttatacagctaaaaatttaataaaaattaatcacaATCTTTAATAAATCAAACACAGAACAACAGTGCAAATACTGATTGACAGAATGGAATCTGAATGATGAAAATCACTGAAAACTGAACAGTTCATTATCCATGAACCAGCTACACCCCCACAAGGACGCTACAGCCTTTATTCTACGAATGAGAAGGCTAAAACTCTGAAGTCACACTGGGTTACAGAAACCCCATGTCCAGACTCCTGGTGTAGATTGTACCCACTTCCATGGGTTTCAAACTGGGGATCCTTAGGCTGAAGAGGGCCACAAATGTGTTTCGTTTGGTGAAATCTAAATCaatcatgttattttatttaaacctgAAATATAATTAATGCACAATTAAAAGTGCAGATCTTAGGTATTCAGTGGATGAATTTTGACAATCGCATACACTTGTGTAATCAAAAGCCTCAACGAAATGTAAAACACGTTCGTCTCCCCTGAAAACCTTCTTGCCCCTTCCAGTCTATTCTTTCACTCTCAACTCCAGATAAGCACTCTGTGATTTCCCTCATTTAGCAGACACGACACTGGACAGGTAAATTAGGCAGTGTGCTCATCTCTCGCAAATGTACATCctatcttcatttttctctacTATTTAAACAACATGagataaatattctaaaatctccCACTGCAACTGTGgacttgtctatttcttcttgtgtatCTGTAATGTATACTCCTTTACACATCTTGTAACATTACTGGGTAGATAGATACACACATTGTATCTATCTGGGTATCTAAAGTATCTAAAGTATCTAACATTGCTGGGTAGATAGATACACACATTGAACTTTCCTATTTTTGGAgcaacaaaaccttttatcataaGGAACTCTGTGTGTCTCTAGGAATGTTCTTGGATGATGCTGGGTGACAGACACTGTGACCTGCTTTTCTTTGTGGAGTCTCTGTATCTCATGGGCAGCCTTAGGTATCTTTGGGTGCCAATGTTCTCCTTTACCTGGCATGGAGCCTAAAGGCACCCATTGATGGCTGGACAGACAACTGAGATCCTTCTAAACACTGTTAAAGTACACCCAGACTACAGCCCCTTCACAATTCATAACACAATACACATCTGAGTTTTGAGGAAATGTATTGAACTACTCAATGAATGCAAGGGTGACAGGAATACTGTCTCTTTCTATGCACTTATCCACCACCCAAGGCCTGTCTGCATACCAACGACTGGTTTCCCCCAGTCGCCTGATGTGGATATTTAGTGCTCTCAGTACCCTTACTGGCACCCTAACTTCCTCTGCTCATGAGCCCAACAGCCAGGGTTGCCTGCATTCCAGAGGGCTGTTTCCTGCTTTCCCCAAGTCTGACGACTAGCTCTAGCACCCCCCAAAAGTACAGAGCAGAAGCACTATAGCCCTGCTAAAGGCTGACCCTGAAGGGCAGTACTAAAGGAAAATCTTCCCAGTGGCAGAGCTTCGGGCAGTGTATTGGCCTGCTTCTGGGTCTGCAGTAGGAGTTGACAAGATGCATGCATACACAAACACAGACTCATTAAGAGTTGCCTATGGCTTGGCTGGATGGTCAAAAATGTGGGAGgaatgccaggcgcggtggctcacgcctataatcccagcactttgggaggccacaatcccagcattttgggaggccaaggcgggtggatcacgaggtcaggagtttgaggccagccgggccaatatggtgacatcctgtctctaccaaaaatttaaaaaaaaaaaaaaccagccgggcatggtggctcacacctgtagtcccagctactcgggaggctgaggcagaagaatgggttgggcccaggaggtggaggttgcagtgagccgagatggtgccactgccctccagcctgggtgacagagtgaaactccgtctcaaaaaaaaaaaaaaaaaaaaagtgtgaggaACCAGAGTGGTAACAAGGAAACCTGGGAGAAGGTACATGGACGGACCTCACTGAAAGGACAGATTGTGTCCCATGTGAATGCCTACCAAAGGTGATCCACTAGAAATAAGGCGGACAGAATCACGCACACTAAAGATACCTGTTAACTTTTCCTAGCTACCTCAGTGCTTGCTCAATGGGCCCATTAAAAAATGTTCATGACAGCAGGGATAAAGgctatgcatgggctcagcaataAGGACTTCCCCTTACCAAGTCTGACTCAGCTAACATTACTGCTGGGCCTAATCTCCTGAAAGCAGAAATTAACCCTGAGCACCCAATAGGGCGCCATTCCTTAGAGGAGACCAGCCAGCCATGCTGTAACGGTTCCTCTTCTATCAGGAAATATGACTCATCCTCACCAGAACAGACTCATGTTCTGCTGTGGATTTGCCTTTCGACTAGTTAGGCTTCTGCTGGCACCACCATCCACGGACTCACAACGTGCTTTATCAGCAGTCACGGCCTCCACACAACAGAGTTTCTAAACAAGAAAAGCATCTTACTGCAGAGAAGTGCAACAGTAGAAGCACGTCCTTAAAATCAACTGGTCCCATCGCACAACCCATCACTCAGAAGCAGTGGATCTACGTGAAAAGTAGAATCGCATACTGAAAACTCAGTTACAGGGCCAAATGGGAGACAACCCTTAGAAAGGAATTCTGTCCCACAGGCCAAGGAGTATGCTTTGAGTCAGAGAGCCTTCCATGGTACTGTCTCCCCACAGCCAGAATACATGGGTCCAAGAATTGATgagtgggccaggcgcagtggcccacacctggaatcccagcactttgggaggccgaggcaggtggatcgtttgaggtcaggagctcgtgaccaacccggccaacatggggaaaccccatctctactaaaaacacaaaaaattagttgggcatggtgacacatgcctgtaatcgcagctacttgggaggttgaggcaggagaatggtttgaacctgggaggcggaggttgcagtgagccgagattgtgccactgcactccagcctgagtgacagagcaggactctgtctcaaaacaaaaaacaaaacaggccaggcgcggtggctcacgcctgtaatctcagcactttgggaggccaaggcgggcagatcacaagatcaggagatcgcgactatcctggttaacaccatgaaaccccgtctctactaaaaatacaaaaaattagccaggcgtggtggcaggtgcctgtagtcccagctaccaggagtctgaggcaggagaatggcatgaacccgggaggtggagcttgcagtgagctgagatcgcgccactgcactccagtctgggtgacagagtgaggctccgtctcaaaaaaacaaaaacaaaaacaaaaaaacaaaaaaaatagaactgaTGGGTGAAGGTGGAATTAACTCCACTGACAGAAGTTTGCTTCCACTCCCAGCGACTCAGAGCACTGCTGGTCCAGAAATCTTCTTAGTCCCTAGTGGAAAATGCCTCCCCCGTTACGGTTCCAATGCACTGGAACAGGAGATTGCCACCTGGCCCTTTTGGGCTTCATATACCACTAAcccaagagggaaaaaaaaaaaaaaggttaatctACTGGCTGGAGTGGTTAATCCCAATTATCAAAGGAAAACTGTGGCACTGCTAGACAACTGAGGCAAGGAGGATGAAGTGATGAAGTGTAGAACCTCTGAGTACTTCTATACTCCATAGAAAAGGTTAACGGAAAACCACAGCTGAACGAAGGCAGGACAACAGAGGACTCGGACTCTGGGCGAAGGAAGATTTGGATCGCTCCTCCCTGGTACAAAACCCGGAGCAGCTGAGGTTCAAGTGGAAGGCTGGGAAAATATGGAATTAGTCCCTGAAGAAGTAAACCGTGGACATCAACTGCAACCTCAAGACCagtgacagaaacaagaaatgtagTTTTGCACATTTTCTCTGTGCTTGTTATATCTATGTGTGTCTATATCCATGTGTTTATTTATATGAATCATTTACTTCTATCTTTTTCCcgcttttattttatatacacattattAGAGGTTACATGTGTAATTGTGTCTTTAGGAAACAGAATCGTTAGAATGGGACTAAATTTGAGGAGTAACTGACACGGCCCGTGGTGGGAAAACAAAGGACTGTTTGAACTGCACATCTTCTCAGTCTGGGGATGGGTGAGGACTTCTTCTCTCGTATCTTCTTAGGTAGGAGTATGGACTTGTTTAATTATTCCAAAGAAGCTCCTATGTGTGTAGGAGAGTGCATATGGATGGTAAAGAACCAAAGAGTGAAATATGCCAGTTAGCTGTTTATGTATCTCAGCTCCAATACCCCCATCGCCTTTGTCTTAGTTAAAACTTCCCCTGCCTGTGTAGCTGTTTGTTATATGGCCCGCTTGTTCCTCACCTCACTGGCCTCAAACCCAACACATCTCACAGCTGCTGACTACAATGAAACTTAGTGGCCAACACCAGAGTCATATAAATAAGACCTTTCCTTTGTGCAGCCAATCCACAACCCCCAAAGGAAGGCCTGAAGGATAACGTCCATGGACCTTAATAAAGCAAGGCCCCACAGGTCCTCTCTCATTCCTACCCCACAGGTTGAGCACCCGGCTGTCTCTGGACTTCCATCAGCCTCCGAGAGCAGCCTCCTGTTCCAGGGATCTGTGAGTAGGAGGGCGCTTCTGACATTTCACGTGTTTTGTTGTGCTGCCTCCTCTACATGTTGCCTGCCCAACACACTGGAATGTAACTCTCCTCCCCATCTGGGTAGGGCTAGAATTTGCAGCCACtcttcagagacagagagagaccccttAGACCAAAACAGAGGAAAATATACTCAGTGCAGTGAACAGGGTGTGTAGTCACAACCCGAGGGACACAAGCCCAGGCCTTCAGATTGCTCTTGGCCTGCTTACTACCTGGCCCACCCACATGGCTGATGCCATATGGGAGGGCTCCGTGGCCTGCTGGGGTGCCTCCCTGCTGCTGTGCACTGCTGCCTGGTGTCTTTGTGGAACGCTGCCAAAACTCCCCTCCCTAAATTGGGTGGGTCCTCCATAGTCCAAGTGCTCCCTGGGACTCACCAACTGCTAGCCTTGGGAGGGCAACAGGGGTATGACACTCACTATCCAAGGCTGCTGTCACTTCCCCAGATAGGAACTGCTGGGCTGGAGGAAGCCAGCTGTATTCCCAAGGCCTCACTCTGGCACCGCGGGGTTGCTACTGAGAGGCAGAAGTGGGTAAGGCAGGCTCTGGGCCAATCAGAGCGTTAGCGGAGTGCAAGAGGAAGACCAGCATTCTGACTGCCTGCTGAGTGGAGAGACAGTACGGACAAGACCACCAGACTTC is a genomic window containing:
- the LOC713783 gene encoding uncharacterized protein LOC713783 isoform X7; this translates as MLENYKNLATVGYQLFKPSLISWLEQEESRTVQRGDFQASEWKVQLKTKESALQQDFLGEPNSSGIQMIGSYNGGEANDVKQCGDVSSEHSCLKTHVRTQNSENAFECHLYGVDFLTLHKKTSTGEQRSVFSQCGKAFSLTPDVVHQRMCTGDKAFDCSDSGKSFVNHSHLQGHLRTHNRESLHEWKECGRGFIHSTDLAVHIQSHSSEKPYKCKECGKSFRYSAYLNIHMGTHTGDNPYECKECGKAFTRSCQLTQHRKTHTGEKPYKCKDCGKAFTVSSCLSQHMKSHVGEKPYECKECGIAFTTSSQLTEHLKTHTAKDPFECKICGKYFRNSSCLSDHFRIHTGIKPYKCKDCGKAFTQNSDLTKHARTHSGERPYECKECGKAFARSSRLSEHTRTHTGEKPFECVKCGKAFAISSNLSGHLRIHTGEKPFECLECGKAFTHSSSLNNHMRTHSAKKPYTCMECGKAFKFPTCVNLHMRIHTGEKPYKCKQCGKSFSYSNSFQLHERTHTGEKPYECKECGKAFSSSSSFRNHERRHADERLSV
- the LOC713783 gene encoding uncharacterized protein LOC713783 isoform X3, with amino-acid sequence MEALKTPLTLDKENGGYLCPCRFLSCPGVILGVKERHFEAHLAVSPAGWQPLICPMVRQNCPGIDSGSGDPVCLQEKTEVERVVAGCLTSCYQDSVTFDDLAVDFTPEEWTLLDPTQRNLYRDVMLENYKNLATVGYQLFKPSLISWLEQEESRTVQRGDFQASEWKVQLKTKESALQQDFLGEPNSSGIQMIGSYNGGEANDVKQCGDVSSEHSCLKTHVRTQNSENAFECHLYGVDFLTLHKKTSTGEQRSVFSQCGKAFSLTPDVVHQRMCTGDKAFDCSDSGKSFVNHSHLQGHLRTHNRESLHEWKECGRGFIHSTDLAVHIQSHSSEKPYKCKECGKSFRYSAYLNIHMGTHTGDNPYECKECGKAFTRSCQLTQHRKTHTGEKPYKCKDCGKAFTVSSCLSQHMKSHVGEKPYECKECGIAFTTSSQLTEHLKTHTAKDPFECKICGKYFRNSSCLSDHFRIHTGIKPYKCKDCGKAFTQNSDLTKHARTHSGERPYECKECGKAFARSSRLSEHTRTHTGEKPFECVKCGKAFAISSNLSGHLRIHTGEKPFECLECGKAFTHSSSLNNHMRTHSAKKPYTCMECGKAFKFPTCVNLHMRIHTGEKPYKCKQCGKSFSYSNSFQLHERTHTGEKPYECKECGKAFSSSSSFRNHERRHADERLSV
- the LOC713783 gene encoding uncharacterized protein LOC713783 isoform X4 — protein: MEALKTPLTLDKENGGYLCPCRFLSCPGVILGVKERHFEAHLAVSPAGWQPLICPMVRQNCPGIDSGSGDPVCLQEKTEVERVVAGCLTSCYQDSVTFDDLAVDFTPEEWTLLDPTQRNLYRDVMLENYKNLATVGYQLFKPSLISWLEQEESRTVQRGDFQEWKVQLKTKESALQQDFLGEPNSSGIQMIGSYNGGEANDVKQCGDVSSEHSCLKTHVRTQNSENAFECHLYGVDFLTLHKKTSTGEQRSVFSQCGKAFSLTPDVVHQRMCTGDKAFDCSDSGKSFVNHSHLQGHLRTHNRESLHEWKECGRGFIHSTDLAVHIQSHSSEKPYKCKECGKSFRYSAYLNIHMGTHTGDNPYECKECGKAFTRSCQLTQHRKTHTGEKPYKCKDCGKAFTVSSCLSQHMKSHVGEKPYECKECGIAFTTSSQLTEHLKTHTAKDPFECKICGKYFRNSSCLSDHFRIHTGIKPYKCKDCGKAFTQNSDLTKHARTHSGERPYECKECGKAFARSSRLSEHTRTHTGEKPFECVKCGKAFAISSNLSGHLRIHTGEKPFECLECGKAFTHSSSLNNHMRTHSAKKPYTCMECGKAFKFPTCVNLHMRIHTGEKPYKCKQCGKSFSYSNSFQLHERTHTGEKPYECKECGKAFSSSSSFRNHERRHADERLSV